In a genomic window of Mycolicibacillus parakoreensis:
- a CDS encoding arabinosyltransferase domain-containing protein, with amino-acid sequence MADLRENSRIARLVAVVAGLLGAALSLAVPFLPVTQTTAQLTWPQNDVFASVEAPLIGYVATDVEISIPCRAAAGLTGADTGRTVLLSTVPKQAPKAVDRGLLIERANDDLVVVVRNTPVVVAPLDEVLSPACEKLVFTAHADKVTGEFVGLTEGPGATDPGARLRGERSGYDFRPQIVGVFTDLAGPAPDDLHFSATIDTRYSSAPTPLKLAVMILGLLVTVIALVALHRLDATDGVRHRRFLPPRWWSMSGLDALVAAVLVWWHFVGANTSDDGYILTMARVSEHAGYMANYYRWFGTPEAPFGWYYDLLAAWAHVSTASIWMRLPTLLMALACWWVISREVLPRLGHAVKTSRAAAWTAAGMFLVFWLPLNNGLRPEPIIALGILLTWCSVERAVATSRLLPVAIACIIGALTLFSGPTGVASIGALLVAIGPLLTILRRRSARFGLPALLAPVLAAATVPAILIFRDQTFVGELQASALKSAVGPSLSWFDEHIRYERLFMASPDGSIARRFAVLALLLALAVTIAMSLRKGRIPGTAAGPSRRIVGITIISFIAMMSTPTKWTHHFGVFAGLAGSLGALAAVAVSAAVLRSRRNRTVFAAVVLFITALAFASVNGWWYVSNFGVPWSNEFPAWHFAFATFLIGLTALVVLLAAWFHYVGHDEPPPDRSGPRVTRIIRSPLAIAAWALVVFEVVSLTAAMIGQYPAWTVGRSNLEALTGKTCGLADDVLVEQNPNAGVLSPADGVDPATALGSGVASGFRPNGIPADVSADPVMEPPSGGNDLDEDNSITASTHSDTEGGTTARPGINGSRAKLPFDLDPATTPVLGSWRSGVQIPARLRSAWYALPPRAQAGPVLAVSAAGRFENHEIKVEWTSTEPADPTDTAAVAEITADGAIELADVGAEPAWRNLRAPLSAIPAEATRIRLVASDDDLAPGHWIALTPPRIPQLRPLQQVVGSDDPVLLDWLVGLAFPCQRPFGHRNGVIEAPRWRILPDRFGTEANSPVMDNIGGGPLGISELLFNASTVPSYLKDDWLRDWGALQKLTPYYPGATPADLELGHATRSGWWNPAPLRH; translated from the coding sequence GTGGCTGACCTGCGCGAAAACTCCCGGATCGCCCGGCTGGTGGCCGTGGTCGCCGGACTGCTCGGCGCCGCGCTGTCGTTGGCCGTGCCGTTCCTGCCGGTCACCCAGACCACCGCGCAGCTGACCTGGCCGCAGAACGACGTGTTCGCCAGCGTCGAGGCCCCGCTGATCGGCTACGTCGCCACCGACGTGGAGATCTCCATCCCCTGTCGCGCCGCGGCCGGGCTGACCGGGGCCGACACCGGGCGCACCGTGCTGCTGTCGACCGTGCCCAAACAGGCCCCCAAGGCGGTCGACCGGGGGTTGTTGATCGAACGCGCCAACGACGACCTGGTGGTGGTGGTGCGCAACACCCCGGTGGTGGTCGCCCCGCTGGACGAGGTGCTCAGCCCGGCCTGCGAGAAGCTGGTGTTCACCGCGCACGCCGACAAGGTGACCGGGGAGTTCGTCGGGCTCACCGAGGGCCCCGGCGCCACCGATCCCGGCGCCCGGCTGCGCGGGGAACGCAGCGGCTACGACTTCCGCCCGCAGATCGTCGGGGTCTTCACCGACCTGGCCGGGCCCGCCCCCGACGACCTGCACTTCTCGGCGACCATCGACACCCGCTACTCCAGCGCCCCCACCCCGCTGAAGCTGGCGGTGATGATCCTCGGGCTGCTGGTGACCGTGATCGCCCTGGTCGCGCTGCACCGGCTGGACGCCACCGACGGCGTGCGCCACCGCCGGTTCCTGCCGCCGCGCTGGTGGTCGATGTCCGGGCTGGACGCGCTGGTCGCCGCGGTGCTGGTGTGGTGGCATTTCGTCGGCGCCAACACCTCCGACGACGGCTACATCCTCACCATGGCCCGGGTCTCCGAGCACGCCGGCTACATGGCCAACTACTACCGCTGGTTCGGCACGCCGGAGGCGCCGTTCGGGTGGTACTACGACCTGTTGGCCGCCTGGGCGCACGTCTCGACCGCCAGCATCTGGATGCGGCTGCCGACGCTGCTGATGGCGCTGGCCTGCTGGTGGGTGATCAGCCGCGAGGTGCTGCCGCGGCTCGGCCACGCGGTGAAGACCAGCCGGGCGGCCGCCTGGACCGCCGCGGGCATGTTCTTGGTGTTCTGGCTGCCGCTGAACAACGGGCTGCGCCCGGAGCCGATCATCGCGTTGGGGATCCTGCTGACCTGGTGTTCGGTGGAGCGGGCGGTGGCCACCAGCCGGCTGCTGCCGGTGGCGATCGCCTGCATCATCGGGGCGTTGACGCTGTTCTCCGGGCCCACCGGGGTGGCCTCGATCGGGGCGCTGCTGGTCGCGATCGGCCCGCTGCTGACGATCCTGCGCCGGCGGTCGGCCCGTTTCGGGTTGCCCGCACTGCTGGCTCCGGTCCTGGCCGCGGCGACGGTCCCGGCGATCCTGATCTTCCGCGACCAGACGTTCGTCGGTGAACTGCAGGCCAGCGCCCTGAAATCGGCGGTCGGCCCGAGCCTGAGCTGGTTCGACGAGCACATCCGCTACGAACGGCTGTTCATGGCCAGCCCGGACGGCTCGATCGCGCGGCGGTTCGCCGTGCTCGCACTGCTGCTCGCGCTCGCGGTCACGATCGCGATGTCGCTGCGCAAGGGCCGGATCCCGGGCACCGCGGCCGGGCCGAGCCGCCGGATCGTCGGGATCACGATCATCTCGTTCATCGCGATGATGTCGACGCCCACCAAGTGGACCCACCACTTCGGGGTGTTCGCCGGGCTGGCCGGCTCCCTGGGGGCGCTGGCCGCGGTGGCCGTCAGCGCCGCGGTGCTGCGTTCGCGCCGCAACCGCACCGTGTTCGCCGCGGTGGTGCTGTTCATCACCGCGTTGGCGTTCGCCAGCGTCAACGGCTGGTGGTACGTCTCCAACTTCGGGGTGCCCTGGTCGAATGAGTTCCCGGCCTGGCATTTCGCCTTCGCCACCTTCCTGATCGGGCTGACCGCGCTGGTGGTGCTGCTGGCCGCGTGGTTCCACTACGTCGGCCACGACGAGCCGCCGCCGGACCGGTCCGGCCCGCGGGTGACCCGGATCATCCGCTCGCCGTTGGCGATCGCGGCCTGGGCGCTGGTGGTCTTCGAGGTGGTGTCGCTGACCGCGGCGATGATCGGCCAGTACCCGGCGTGGACGGTGGGCCGCTCCAACCTGGAGGCGCTGACCGGCAAGACCTGCGGGCTGGCCGACGACGTGCTCGTCGAGCAGAACCCCAACGCCGGGGTGTTGAGCCCCGCCGACGGGGTGGACCCCGCCACCGCGCTGGGCTCGGGGGTGGCCAGCGGGTTCCGTCCCAACGGCATCCCGGCCGACGTCTCCGCCGACCCGGTGATGGAACCGCCCAGCGGCGGCAACGACCTCGACGAGGACAACAGCATCACCGCCAGCACCCACAGCGACACCGAGGGCGGCACCACCGCGCGCCCGGGCATCAACGGCTCGCGCGCCAAGCTGCCGTTCGACCTCGACCCGGCCACCACCCCGGTGCTGGGCAGCTGGCGCTCCGGGGTGCAGATACCGGCCCGGCTGCGCTCGGCGTGGTACGCGCTGCCGCCGCGCGCGCAGGCCGGGCCGGTGCTGGCGGTCTCGGCGGCCGGCCGTTTCGAGAACCACGAGATCAAGGTCGAGTGGACCTCCACCGAACCGGCCGATCCCACCGACACGGCCGCGGTCGCCGAGATCACCGCCGACGGCGCGATCGAGTTGGCCGACGTCGGCGCCGAACCGGCCTGGCGCAACCTGCGGGCCCCGCTGTCGGCGATCCCCGCCGAGGCCACCCGCATCCGGCTGGTCGCCTCCGACGACGATCTGGCCCCGGGCCACTGGATCGCGCTGACCCCGCCGCGGATCCCGCAGCTGCGCCCGCTGCAGCAGGTGGTCGGCTCCGACGACCCGGTGCTGCTGGACTGGCTGGTGGGCCTGGCATTCCCGTGTCAGCGGCCGTTCGGCCACCGCAACGGGGTCATCGAGGCGCCCCGCTGGCGGATCCTGCCCGACCGGTTCGGCACCGAGGCCAACTCGCCGGTGATGGACAACATCGGCGGCGGGCCGCTGGGCATCAGCGAACTGCTGTTCAATGCCTCGACGGTGCCCAGTTACCTCAAGGACGACTGGTTGCGGGACTGGGGTGCGCTGCAGAAACTGACCCCGTACTACCCCGGGGCGACCCCCGCCGATCTCGAGCTCGGCCACGCCACCCGCAGCGGATGGTGGAATCCGGCGCCCCTGCGGCACTGA
- a CDS encoding galactan 5-O-arabinofuranosyltransferase produces the protein MRAALTSSGRTVGEMVLAAGVAAAVAVVALIAISRVQWPAYPSSNQLHALTTVGQVGCLAGLLATGWVYRRGHRWPARLAAPVFISAFSVVTLGMPLGATKLYLFGISVDQQFRTEYLTRLTDSAALRDMTYLGLPPFYPPGWFWLGGRAAALTDTPGWAMFKPWAIVSITIAVAVAWVLWQRLIRFEFALAVTAATAAVTLAYSSPEPYAAMITVLIPPVLVLAWSGLRAGTRGHAGWAAVIATGVFLGFAATFYTLLVAYSAFTVTLMALGLAVARARGHGLRAAADPLARLGVIGVIALALAATTWLPFLLRAARDPISNTGSAQHYLPADGAELTFPMLQFTLLGALCLLGTLWLVVKARTSVRAAALGVGVASVYLWSLLSMLTTLARTTLLSFRLQSTLTVLLTTAGVFAFIEVTQRAAAWGRRYGRRDALVAVATVIGCAGAVSFSQDIPNVLRPDLTVAYTDTDGDGQRGDRRPPGSERYYARLDDAIMAATGVPRDQTVVLTADYGFLALYPYFGFQGLTSHYANPLAQFDARAAEIESWEDLTTSAAFTAALDRLPWAPPTVFVMRRGAAGAGERYTLRLAEDVYPNHPNVRRYTVDLSADLFDDPQFEVSRIGPFVLAVRVGGATR, from the coding sequence ATGCGTGCCGCCCTGACCAGCTCCGGCCGCACCGTCGGGGAGATGGTGCTCGCCGCCGGTGTCGCCGCCGCGGTGGCGGTGGTCGCCCTGATCGCGATCTCGCGGGTGCAGTGGCCGGCCTACCCGTCGTCGAATCAGCTGCACGCGCTGACCACCGTCGGTCAGGTCGGCTGCCTCGCCGGGCTGCTGGCCACCGGGTGGGTGTACCGCCGCGGACACCGGTGGCCCGCGCGGCTGGCGGCACCGGTGTTCATCTCGGCGTTCTCGGTGGTGACGCTGGGGATGCCGCTGGGCGCGACCAAGCTGTACCTGTTCGGCATCTCGGTGGACCAGCAGTTCCGCACCGAATACCTGACCCGGCTGACCGACAGCGCCGCGCTGCGCGACATGACCTACCTGGGCCTGCCGCCGTTCTACCCGCCGGGCTGGTTCTGGCTGGGCGGGCGCGCCGCGGCGCTGACCGACACCCCCGGCTGGGCGATGTTCAAACCGTGGGCGATCGTGTCGATCACGATCGCGGTGGCGGTCGCCTGGGTGCTGTGGCAGCGGCTGATCCGCTTCGAGTTCGCGCTGGCGGTCACCGCGGCGACCGCCGCGGTGACGCTGGCCTACAGCTCCCCGGAGCCGTACGCGGCGATGATCACGGTGCTGATCCCGCCGGTACTGGTGCTGGCCTGGTCGGGGCTGCGCGCCGGGACCCGCGGGCACGCCGGCTGGGCCGCGGTGATCGCCACCGGGGTGTTTTTGGGGTTCGCCGCCACCTTCTACACCCTGCTGGTGGCCTACAGCGCGTTCACCGTGACGCTGATGGCGCTCGGGCTGGCGGTGGCGCGCGCCCGCGGCCACGGCCTGCGCGCGGCGGCCGATCCGCTGGCGCGGCTGGGCGTGATCGGCGTGATCGCGCTGGCACTGGCCGCCACCACCTGGCTGCCGTTTCTGCTGCGCGCCGCCCGCGACCCGATCTCGAACACCGGCAGCGCCCAGCACTACCTGCCCGCCGACGGCGCCGAGCTGACCTTCCCGATGCTGCAGTTCACCCTGCTGGGTGCGCTGTGCCTGCTGGGCACGCTGTGGCTGGTGGTCAAGGCCCGCACGTCGGTGCGCGCCGCCGCCCTGGGCGTCGGGGTGGCCAGCGTGTATCTGTGGTCGCTGCTGTCGATGCTGACCACGCTGGCGCGCACCACGCTGCTGTCGTTCCGGCTGCAGTCCACCTTGACCGTGCTGCTGACCACCGCCGGGGTGTTCGCGTTCATCGAGGTCACCCAGCGGGCGGCGGCCTGGGGGCGCCGGTACGGCCGGCGCGACGCCCTGGTGGCCGTGGCCACCGTGATCGGTTGCGCCGGGGCGGTCTCGTTCAGCCAGGACATCCCCAACGTGCTGCGCCCCGACCTGACCGTCGCTTACACCGACACCGACGGCGACGGCCAGCGCGGCGACCGGCGCCCGCCCGGCTCGGAGCGCTACTACGCCCGGCTCGACGACGCGATCATGGCGGCCACCGGCGTCCCGCGCGATCAGACCGTGGTGCTCACCGCCGACTACGGGTTCCTGGCGCTGTACCCCTACTTCGGGTTTCAGGGCCTGACCTCGCACTACGCCAACCCGCTGGCGCAGTTCGACGCCCGCGCCGCCGAGATCGAGAGCTGGGAGGACCTCACGACGTCCGCGGCGTTCACCGCCGCGCTCGACCGGTTGCCGTGGGCGCCGCCGACGGTGTTCGTGATGCGCCGCGGCGCCGCCGGGGCCGGGGAGCGCTACACCCTGCGGCTGGCCGAAGACGTCTACCCCAACCACCCCAACGTGCGCCGCTACACCGTCGACTTGTCCGCCGACCTCTTCGACGACCCGCAGTTCGAGGTCTCCCGCATCGGGCCGTTCGTGCTGGCCGTGCGGGTCGGGGGTGCGACGCGGTGA
- a CDS encoding decaprenylphospho-beta-D-erythro-pentofuranosid-2-ulose 2-reductase: MVFDAVGNPQTILLLGGTSEIGLAICARYLRDAPARVLLACLPDDPGRDDAVAQMRSAGAKSVQLIDFDALDTDDHPQMIDTAFADGDVDVAIVAFGMDADAEELWHDQRKAVRVAEINYTAAVSVGVLLAEKMGAQGFGQIIAMSSVAGERVRRANFVYGSTKAGLDGFYLGLGEALREDGVRVLVIRPGQVRTRFSAHVDEAPLTVDKEDVAELAVTAAAKGKQLVWAPGAFRYVMMVLRHIPRALFRRLPI; this comes from the coding sequence ATGGTGTTCGACGCCGTGGGGAACCCCCAGACGATCCTGCTACTCGGCGGGACCTCCGAGATCGGATTGGCGATCTGCGCACGCTATCTGCGCGACGCCCCCGCCCGGGTGCTCCTGGCGTGTCTGCCCGATGATCCGGGCCGCGACGATGCGGTGGCCCAGATGCGAAGCGCCGGAGCGAAATCGGTGCAGCTGATCGACTTCGACGCCCTCGACACCGACGACCACCCGCAGATGATCGACACCGCCTTCGCCGACGGTGACGTGGACGTGGCGATCGTGGCGTTCGGGATGGACGCCGACGCCGAGGAGCTCTGGCACGATCAGCGCAAGGCGGTGCGGGTCGCCGAGATCAACTACACCGCCGCGGTGTCGGTCGGCGTGCTGCTCGCCGAGAAGATGGGCGCTCAGGGCTTCGGGCAGATCATCGCGATGAGCTCGGTGGCCGGCGAACGCGTGCGGCGGGCCAACTTCGTCTACGGCTCGACCAAGGCCGGCCTCGACGGCTTCTACCTCGGCCTGGGCGAAGCCCTGCGCGAGGACGGGGTGCGGGTGCTGGTGATCCGGCCCGGCCAGGTGCGCACTCGGTTCTCCGCGCACGTCGACGAGGCGCCGCTGACCGTCGACAAAGAGGACGTCGCCGAGCTGGCGGTCACCGCCGCGGCGAAGGGCAAACAACTGGTGTGGGCGCCCGGGGCGTTCCGCTACGTGATGATGGTGCTGCGCCACATCCCGCGGGCGCTCTTCCGCCGGCTGCCCATCTAG
- a CDS encoding FAD-binding oxidoreductase, with product MFATTSRSLSGWGRTAPSVAQVLRTPDPEVIARAVTRVADDGGRKGTRGVIARGLGRSYGDNAQNGGGLVIDMSALDRIHAIDADTGLADVDGGVSLDQLMRAALPFGLWVPVLPGTRQVTVGGAIGCDIHGKNHHSAGSFGDHVASLDLLTADGSVRTLTPDGEGSELFWATVGGNGLTGIILRAVIAMTPTETAYFIADGDVTATLEETIALHSDGSEADYTYSSAWFDAISAPPKVGRAALSRGSLATVDQLPAKLQKNPLKFDAPQLLTLPDVFPNGLANKLTFGPIGELWYRKSGTYRGKVQNLTQFYHPLDMFGEWNRAYGPAGFAQYQFVVPTDAVEEFKAIIHDIQGSGHYSFLNVFKLFGPGNQAPLSFPMAGWNICVDFPIKSGLGAFLAGLDRRVLEFGGRLYTAKDSRTTAETFHAMYPRIDEWIAVRRKVDPDGVFASDMARRLELL from the coding sequence ATGTTCGCCACCACCAGCAGGTCGCTGAGCGGCTGGGGCCGTACCGCGCCCTCGGTCGCCCAGGTGCTGCGCACCCCCGATCCGGAGGTCATCGCACGTGCGGTGACCCGGGTCGCCGACGACGGCGGCCGCAAGGGCACCCGCGGGGTCATCGCGCGCGGGCTGGGCCGCTCCTACGGCGACAACGCCCAGAACGGCGGTGGGCTGGTCATCGACATGAGCGCGCTGGACCGCATCCACGCGATCGACGCCGACACCGGTCTCGCCGACGTCGACGGCGGGGTCAGCCTCGATCAGCTGATGCGCGCGGCGTTGCCGTTCGGGTTGTGGGTGCCGGTGCTGCCCGGGACCCGGCAGGTCACCGTCGGCGGGGCGATCGGCTGCGACATCCACGGCAAGAACCACCACAGTGCGGGCAGCTTCGGCGACCACGTCGCCTCGCTGGACCTGCTCACCGCCGACGGGTCGGTGCGCACCCTCACTCCCGACGGCGAGGGCTCGGAGTTGTTCTGGGCGACCGTCGGCGGCAACGGCCTGACCGGGATCATCCTGCGTGCGGTGATCGCGATGACCCCCACCGAGACGGCGTACTTCATCGCCGACGGCGACGTCACCGCCACCCTGGAGGAGACCATCGCGCTGCACAGCGACGGCAGCGAGGCCGACTACACCTACTCCTCAGCGTGGTTCGACGCGATCAGCGCGCCCCCGAAGGTCGGCCGGGCGGCACTCTCGCGCGGCTCGCTGGCGACCGTGGATCAGCTTCCGGCGAAGCTGCAGAAGAACCCGCTGAAATTCGATGCGCCGCAACTGCTCACCCTTCCCGACGTCTTTCCCAATGGTCTGGCCAACAAACTGACCTTCGGACCGATCGGGGAACTGTGGTACCGCAAGTCGGGCACCTACCGCGGCAAGGTCCAGAACTTGACGCAGTTCTACCACCCGCTCGACATGTTCGGGGAGTGGAACCGCGCCTACGGGCCGGCCGGCTTCGCCCAGTACCAGTTCGTGGTGCCCACCGACGCCGTCGAGGAGTTCAAGGCGATCATCCACGACATCCAGGGCAGCGGCCACTACTCGTTTCTCAACGTGTTCAAACTGTTCGGACCCGGCAACCAAGCGCCGCTGAGCTTTCCGATGGCGGGCTGGAACATCTGCGTGGACTTCCCGATCAAGTCCGGCCTCGGCGCTTTCCTCGCCGGCCTCGACCGGCGGGTGCTGGAGTTCGGCGGGCGGCTGTACACCGCCAAGGATTCCCGCACCACCGCGGAGACCTTCCATGCCATGTATCCGCGGATCGATGAGTGGATTGCGGTGCGCCGCAAGGTCGATCCCGATGGAGTGTTCGCCTCGGACATGGCCCGACGTTTGGAGCTGCTGTAA
- a CDS encoding sensor domain-containing protein yields MSVGGGRQARLALVAVVVAVAGSMACGSRPSAAGADPGVGIDTVIVDLAQVGEIVADPSLHFTEREHRDTPADIDPGAPGACWSVSNERAVFGDQTTVFRAVQYGAELSAGPHGKGFPTVTQAVGGYRDAGAARGTFDRLLRALQECAQAQAPSYDFTLGQDDPTTAVLTFADPARATVFYRVRDTDLIRVSALALEQSDRIAHQVAEVITGRLG; encoded by the coding sequence ATGTCCGTCGGTGGTGGCCGTCAGGCTCGTCTCGCCCTGGTCGCGGTCGTTGTCGCCGTGGCGGGATCGATGGCGTGCGGGTCGCGCCCGAGTGCCGCCGGCGCGGACCCCGGCGTCGGAATCGACACGGTGATCGTCGATCTCGCCCAGGTCGGCGAGATCGTCGCCGACCCGTCGTTGCACTTCACCGAGCGGGAGCACCGCGACACCCCGGCCGACATCGATCCGGGCGCTCCGGGCGCGTGCTGGTCGGTCTCCAACGAGCGCGCCGTCTTCGGCGACCAGACGACGGTGTTCCGGGCGGTGCAGTACGGCGCCGAACTGAGCGCCGGTCCGCACGGCAAGGGGTTCCCCACCGTCACCCAGGCCGTCGGCGGCTACCGCGACGCCGGGGCGGCACGCGGCACCTTCGACCGGTTGCTGCGCGCGCTGCAGGAGTGCGCGCAGGCCCAGGCGCCGTCCTACGACTTCACCCTCGGCCAGGACGATCCCACCACCGCGGTGTTGACCTTCGCCGACCCCGCGCGGGCGACGGTGTTCTACCGGGTGCGCGACACCGACCTGATCCGGGTGTCGGCGCTGGCGCTGGAGCAGTCCGACCGGATCGCGCACCAGGTCGCCGAGGTGATCACCGGGCGACTCGGCTGA
- a CDS encoding GtrA family protein produces the protein MSESPAIVTTTRTQPSLATQVWRFVVTGGLSAIVDFGLYLALLAAGLHVNIAKSVSFVAGTTTAYLLNRRWTFQAPPSTGRFLAVCLLYALTYTVQVGINYLFYRQLADHPWRVPIAFVIAQGTATVINFIVQRAVIFRIR, from the coding sequence ATGTCCGAGAGCCCCGCCATCGTCACGACGACCCGCACGCAGCCGAGTCTGGCGACCCAGGTGTGGCGTTTCGTCGTCACCGGCGGGCTCTCCGCGATCGTCGACTTCGGTTTGTATCTGGCACTTTTAGCGGCCGGCCTGCACGTCAACATCGCCAAGTCGGTGAGCTTCGTGGCCGGCACCACCACCGCGTATCTGCTCAACCGCAGGTGGACGTTTCAGGCCCCGCCCAGCACCGGCCGGTTCCTGGCGGTCTGCCTGCTCTACGCGCTGACCTACACGGTGCAGGTCGGGATCAACTACCTGTTCTACCGCCAACTCGCCGACCACCCGTGGCGGGTGCCGATCGCGTTCGTCATCGCCCAGGGCACCGCCACCGTCATCAACTTCATCGTGCAGCGCGCGGTGATCTTCCGGATCCGCTGA
- a CDS encoding HNH endonuclease signature motif containing protein — MESEPRALSEQEARERIDTALSAIDAAQQVLRETCSELTDPDFHIAFAERLENQERINRGLMYRVFGELCDPPDSNRVATKVRDALWSRLHIPPAEIKRRCRLAHRIRPRRSLSGAPIAPEFPELAAAVETGAVGEDHIRVVCDALDLLPEAVPADEIVEAERTLVEHAGKLDSALVKKLGQRIADYLNPDGEFSDEDRQRRRTLRLGPQGSDGMSKLSGLLDPETRSYLEALTAAVRPGRHQPEDPTADPEARDTRTPGQRRHDGLKLGLSAALASGTLGQHRGSPVTVVVTTTLAELDAAAHAVAEPGLPMPGPARTGGGSRLPMRDLITMASGAVHYLAVFDDHLKRPLYLGRQKRVASSDQRLICHARDRGCTRPNCTEPGYHCEVHHAPDWAAGGRTDADQLFFACPADHRSVTRGEQRTVATGSGRLGWTDGTGPPQVNRAHHPDELLRGDPDPPAAR, encoded by the coding sequence ATGGAATCAGAACCGCGGGCGCTCAGCGAGCAGGAGGCGCGCGAACGCATCGACACCGCCCTGTCGGCGATCGATGCCGCCCAGCAGGTTCTGCGTGAAACCTGCTCGGAGCTGACCGATCCGGACTTCCACATCGCGTTCGCCGAGCGGTTGGAGAACCAGGAGCGGATCAACCGCGGCCTGATGTACCGGGTCTTCGGCGAACTCTGCGACCCGCCCGACAGCAACCGCGTGGCCACGAAGGTGCGGGACGCGCTATGGTCGCGGCTGCACATCCCCCCCGCCGAGATCAAACGGCGCTGCCGGCTGGCCCACCGGATCCGGCCCCGCCGCTCCCTGAGCGGGGCACCGATCGCCCCGGAGTTCCCGGAGCTGGCCGCCGCGGTGGAAACCGGTGCCGTCGGCGAGGATCACATCCGCGTGGTCTGCGACGCCCTGGACCTGCTACCCGAAGCGGTGCCGGCCGACGAGATCGTCGAAGCCGAACGCACCCTGGTCGAGCACGCCGGCAAACTCGACTCCGCGCTGGTCAAAAAACTCGGGCAGCGCATCGCCGACTACCTCAACCCCGACGGCGAGTTCAGCGACGAGGATCGGCAACGTCGCCGCACCCTCCGGCTGGGTCCGCAAGGATCCGACGGCATGTCGAAGCTGAGCGGGCTGCTGGACCCGGAGACCCGCTCCTACCTGGAGGCTCTCACCGCGGCGGTGCGCCCGGGCCGCCACCAACCCGAGGATCCGACCGCCGACCCCGAGGCCCGCGACACCCGCACCCCCGGCCAGCGCCGCCACGACGGGCTCAAACTCGGGCTCTCGGCCGCGCTGGCCTCGGGCACGCTCGGCCAGCACCGCGGCTCCCCGGTGACCGTGGTCGTCACCACCACGTTGGCCGAACTCGACGCCGCCGCGCACGCGGTGGCCGAGCCGGGACTGCCGATGCCGGGTCCGGCCCGCACCGGCGGCGGATCCCGGCTGCCGATGCGGGATCTGATCACCATGGCCTCCGGCGCCGTTCACTACCTGGCGGTCTTCGATGACCACCTGAAACGTCCCCTGTACCTGGGGCGGCAGAAACGGGTCGCCAGCAGCGACCAGCGGCTGATCTGCCACGCGCGTGACCGCGGCTGCACCCGACCCAACTGCACCGAACCGGGCTATCACTGCGAGGTCCACCACGCCCCGGACTGGGCGGCCGGCGGCCGCACCGACGCCGATCAGCTCTTCTTCGCCTGCCCCGCCGACCACCGCAGCGTCACCCGCGGTGAGCAGCGCACCGTGGCGACCGGATCTGGACGTCTCGGTTGGACCGACGGCACCGGACCGCCGCAGGTCAACCGCGCCCACCACCCCGACGAACTGCTGCGCGGGGACCCCGATCCGCCCGCGGCGCGCTGA
- the wzm gene encoding galactan export ABC transporter permease subunit Wzm/RfbD: MTFTDSASESKTFARAWRDLVEGFHRHELWLHLGWQDIKQRYRRSILGPFWITIGTATTAVAMGGLYSKLFHLELAVHLPYVTLGLIVWNLLNAAILEGADVFVANEGLIKQLPTPLSVHVYRLVWRQMILFAHNIVIYIPIAMLFPKPWSWADLSVIPALALIALNCVWVSLCFGILSTRYRDIAPLLFSIVQLLFLMTPIIWNYDTLRAQGASRWISVIEFNPLFHYMELVRAPLLGADQPLRHWAIALVLTALGWTVAAFALRQYRARVAYWV, from the coding sequence ATGACGTTCACCGACAGCGCATCGGAATCCAAGACCTTCGCCCGCGCCTGGCGCGACCTGGTGGAAGGGTTCCACCGCCACGAGCTCTGGCTGCACCTGGGGTGGCAGGACATCAAGCAGCGCTACCGCCGGTCGATACTCGGCCCGTTCTGGATCACGATCGGCACGGCCACCACGGCGGTGGCGATGGGCGGGCTGTACTCGAAGCTGTTCCATCTCGAGCTGGCGGTGCACCTGCCGTATGTGACGCTCGGCCTGATCGTCTGGAATCTGCTCAACGCGGCGATCCTGGAGGGCGCCGATGTGTTCGTCGCCAACGAGGGCCTGATCAAACAGCTGCCGACCCCGCTGTCGGTGCACGTCTACCGGCTGGTGTGGCGGCAGATGATCCTGTTCGCCCACAACATCGTCATCTACATCCCGATCGCGATGCTGTTCCCCAAACCCTGGTCGTGGGCGGATCTTTCGGTGATCCCCGCGTTGGCGCTGATCGCGCTCAACTGCGTGTGGGTGTCGCTGTGCTTCGGGATCTTGTCCACCCGCTACCGCGACATCGCGCCCCTGCTGTTCTCGATCGTGCAGCTGCTGTTCTTGATGACCCCGATCATCTGGAACTACGACACCCTGCGCGCCCAGGGGGCGAGCCGCTGGATAAGCGTCATCGAGTTCAATCCGCTCTTCCACTACATGGAGTTGGTGCGCGCCCCGCTACTCGGCGCCGACCAACCGCTGCGGCACTGGGCGATCGCGCTGGTGCTCACCGCACTGGGCTGGACGGTGGCGGCGTTCGCACTGCGTCAGTATCGGGCTCGGGTGGCCTACTGGGTGTAG